The Engystomops pustulosus chromosome 4, aEngPut4.maternal, whole genome shotgun sequence genome contains a region encoding:
- the EPHX3 gene encoding epoxide hydrolase 3 isoform X1, giving the protein MQFYVSRLLLVVTRAALKVSGLLFWILVYVAALLAAASYLPEALRLVAKGPFRAFHWKPRKAAPACLTSSKHGQHGQIRIKKSGIRFHYVASGEKGNPLMLLLHGFPENWYSWRYQLDEFCQEYWTVAVDLRGFGSSDSPPDLRDYRMETLLQDIQDLITGLGYSDCVLVGHDWGGTLAWTFAVRHRDMVSRLIVMNAPHPSAFHDYVLAHASQLFSSRYVFLFQLPILPEILLSLGDFENIRKPLIDANMGIQNKKRRLSKDEIEAFVYYPSQKGALTPALNYYRNLFGFFPVKAQDVLVPTLLLWGEQDTFLEAAMVPEMQQYVHAPFQAEIIPNASHWLQQDEPEEVNRMMWDFLRQEMPVSTH; this is encoded by the exons ATGCAGTTTTATGTCTCTCGCCTCCTGCTGGTGGTGACCAGGGCTGCCCTGAAGGTATCTGGCCTCCTATTCTGGATCCTCGTCTATGTTGCAGCACTTTTGGCAGCAGCCTCGTACTTGCCTGAGGCCCTGAGGCTCGTAGCCAAAGGACCTTTCAGGGCATTTCATTGGAAGCCTCGTAAGGCTGCCCCAGCCTGTCTAACAAGTAGCAAGCATGGCCAACACGGACAAATCCGCATCAAG AAGTCTGGGATACGCTTCCATTACGTGGCATCTGGAGAAAAGGGGAACCCACTGATGCTTCTCCTGCACGGCTTCCCTGAGAACTG GTATTCCTGGAGATACCAGCTGGATGAGTTCTGCCAGGAGTACTGGACTGTGGCTGTGGACCTCAGAGGGTTTGGGAGCTCGGATTCGCCTCCTGATCTGCGGGATTACAGGATGGAGACTCTACTCCAAGACATCCAGGACCTCATTACTGGACTGG GCTACTCAGACTGTGTCCTAGTGGGACATGATTGGGGGGGCACCTTGGCATGGACATTTGCCGTCCGTCACCGGGACATGGTATCTCGACTCATTGTAATGAACGCTCCGCACCCATCGGCCTTCCATG ATTACGTGTTGGCTCATGCATCTCAGCTCTTCTCCTCCCGATACGTCTTCCTTTTCCAGCTGCCGATCCTCCCTGAGATCCTCTTATCCCTGGGAGACTTTGAG AACATCCGGAAGCCGCTGATAGATGCGAATATGGGGATCCAGAATAAAAAGCGGAGGCTAAGCAAGGATGAAATAGAGGCCTTTGTATACTACCCCTCTCAAAAGGGAGCTTTAACTCCAGCACTTAACTACTACAGGAATCTGTTTGG ATTCTTCCCGGTGAAAGCCCAGGACGTTCTTGTTCCAACTCTGCTGCtgtggggggagcaggacacattcCTGGAGGCTGCAATGGTCCCCGAAATGCAACAGTACGTGCATGCCCCCTTCCAGGCAGAGATCATACCCAATGCCAGTCACTGGCTACAGCAAGACGAGCCAGAGGAGGTGAACAGGATGATGTGGGACTTTCTGAGACAGGAGATGCCTGTGTCCACGCACTGa
- the EPHX3 gene encoding epoxide hydrolase 3 isoform X2, with translation MQFYVSRLLLVVTRAALKVSGLLFWILVYVAALLAAASYLPEALRLVAKGPFRAFHWKPRKAAPACLTSSKHGQHGQIRIKKSGIRFHYVASGEKGNPLMLLLHGFPENWYSWRYQLDEFCQEYWTVAVDLRGFGSSDSPPDLRDYRMETLLQDIQDLITGLDYVLAHASQLFSSRYVFLFQLPILPEILLSLGDFENIRKPLIDANMGIQNKKRRLSKDEIEAFVYYPSQKGALTPALNYYRNLFGFFPVKAQDVLVPTLLLWGEQDTFLEAAMVPEMQQYVHAPFQAEIIPNASHWLQQDEPEEVNRMMWDFLRQEMPVSTH, from the exons ATGCAGTTTTATGTCTCTCGCCTCCTGCTGGTGGTGACCAGGGCTGCCCTGAAGGTATCTGGCCTCCTATTCTGGATCCTCGTCTATGTTGCAGCACTTTTGGCAGCAGCCTCGTACTTGCCTGAGGCCCTGAGGCTCGTAGCCAAAGGACCTTTCAGGGCATTTCATTGGAAGCCTCGTAAGGCTGCCCCAGCCTGTCTAACAAGTAGCAAGCATGGCCAACACGGACAAATCCGCATCAAG AAGTCTGGGATACGCTTCCATTACGTGGCATCTGGAGAAAAGGGGAACCCACTGATGCTTCTCCTGCACGGCTTCCCTGAGAACTG GTATTCCTGGAGATACCAGCTGGATGAGTTCTGCCAGGAGTACTGGACTGTGGCTGTGGACCTCAGAGGGTTTGGGAGCTCGGATTCGCCTCCTGATCTGCGGGATTACAGGATGGAGACTCTACTCCAAGACATCCAGGACCTCATTACTGGACTGG ATTACGTGTTGGCTCATGCATCTCAGCTCTTCTCCTCCCGATACGTCTTCCTTTTCCAGCTGCCGATCCTCCCTGAGATCCTCTTATCCCTGGGAGACTTTGAG AACATCCGGAAGCCGCTGATAGATGCGAATATGGGGATCCAGAATAAAAAGCGGAGGCTAAGCAAGGATGAAATAGAGGCCTTTGTATACTACCCCTCTCAAAAGGGAGCTTTAACTCCAGCACTTAACTACTACAGGAATCTGTTTGG ATTCTTCCCGGTGAAAGCCCAGGACGTTCTTGTTCCAACTCTGCTGCtgtggggggagcaggacacattcCTGGAGGCTGCAATGGTCCCCGAAATGCAACAGTACGTGCATGCCCCCTTCCAGGCAGAGATCATACCCAATGCCAGTCACTGGCTACAGCAAGACGAGCCAGAGGAGGTGAACAGGATGATGTGGGACTTTCTGAGACAGGAGATGCCTGTGTCCACGCACTGa